The DNA region GACGGGCTTAAATTCCGGGTTCAGGGGGCTTACGATATACACAGTTACTTCGAGGAGCGCAGACGCGTACAACCGGCACTTTATAATGCCTTAGGACGGGCCTACGATGGCTCGCTCATTACCTTGCAAACCGTACAAGAACAAAAAGCGAGTTACACCAAATCTACCCGTCAATACCGCAAATACCACTTTGAATCTGTTATCAATTATGATAAGGTATTCAACAGTGACCACAGGACCTCCGCACTGGTCTATTACTACATTAGTGATGCCAAAGATACCGAAGACGCGACCAGTAACCTGGACGCCATCCCCTTACGTTATCAGGGTGTATCGAGCAGGTTGACCTATGGTTTCCGGGACACTTACCTATTAGATGTCAATTTTGGCTATACCGGTTCTGAGAACTTCCAGCCCGGCAGGCAATATGGTTTTTTCCCGTCAATAGCCCTGGGATGGGTACCTACTGGCTACAAATTTGTAAAAGAAGCCGCACCATGGCTTAATTATTTTAAAATCAGGGCTTCCTATGGCACAGTAGGTAATGACCGGATTTCAAGCATTCGTTTCCCTTACCTGACCAAGGCCAACCAGGGCAATGGCACGGTATGGGGGGTGCCGGATATCGAAATAATTAATGAGACCAGGATTGGCGCTGATAACCTGGCCTGGGAAAAAGCAATTAAATCTAATTTAGGTATTGAAGGTAAGCTCTTTAACAGTAAGGTAGATTTTGTGGTAGACTTTTTCAAAGATCAGCGTAATGGAATTTTCCAGCAGCGGGTACAGGTTCCCGATTACGTAGGTGTCATTTCCAATCCCTTCGCAAATGTGGGCCGTATGAAAAGTTCCGGAGTTGATGGGAACATCAGCTATACCGCCAATCTTTCCAAAGACATAGGTCTTACTTTAAGGGGTAATTTTACCTACTCAAAAAATCTGGTACAGAACTGGGAACAAGCCTATCTTGAATATCCTTACCTGGAGTACAACGGCTTCCCCTATAATTCTATAAGAGGCTATCAATCCCTGGGACTTTTTAAAGACGAAGACGACATCAAATATAGCCCTAAGCAAACGTTTGGAGATGTGTTACCGGGTGATATCAAATATAAGGATGTAAACGGGGATGGTATAATCGACAAACTGGATATGGTGCCCCTAACGCATAGCAATTATCCTTTAACAATGTTTGGTATGGGCGGAGAATTCCGCTATAAAAAGCTGACACTAGGCGTATTGTTCAAAGGGACAGGAAAAACCTCCTTTTTCTATGTAGGACAGCCAACAACGGTAAACGATGTAACAAAAGCTAATGGAATGGGCTATATGCCCTTCTTTGAAGGCAATCTCGGCAACGTACTTAGTATAGCAGCCGATCCTAAAAACCGCTGGATTCCGAGGGATTATGCCATGGCAAACGGTATAGACCCTGCTTTGGCCGAAAACCCAAATGCCCGATACCCACGCCTGCAATACGGGAATAACACCAACAACAGCCAGTTATCATCCTTCTGGCAGGGAGATGCGCGCTATGTACGTCTGGAGGAAATTACGTTGAATTATAACATTAATCCATCGATCCTGAAACGCCTTGGAATTAAGTCTATGGACCTGCAACTTGTGGGCAATAATTTATACATATGGGATAATGTTAAACTTTATGACCCGGAACAGGCCGCCTGGAACGGGCGTAAATACCCGATACCAACAACCTATTCCTTTCAAGTGTACGTCAATTTTTAATACAAACAAGAAATTAATGATATGAAAACGTCAATCATAAAAAGATTAGCATTCGCAGCGGTCATCATCCAGTTGATTGCGATGACAACATCCTGTAAGAAGTACCTAAATATCGATGAATATTTTGACGATGAATTTAACATCGATTCCGCTTTTGCCAACCCTCGAAATATGGAAGCCTATATGTGGGGTGCAGCGGCCATGTTTCCAGATGAATCAAATACCATTCGCTATGGTTATACACCTGGCCCTATGGCAACCGATGAAGCCTTGAACGGGCTTACCGGAGGTGGCTCGAGCAATGTGTATTATGGAATGGATTTTGCCACCGGGCGCATTACTTCAGATTTCTATGGAGACAGCAACCCTAACTTAAATCAATGGGCAAAATACTACAAGATTATCCGTAAATGTAACAGTATCCTGCAAAACCTTGATCGCCCTAAGGGCATGACCAATTTAGATCGGCTCAGGATTGAAGGGTACACGCGTTTTATCCGTGCATATGCTTACTACAACATTTTAGTAGATTATGGCCCTGCAATCCTGCTGGGTGATGAGGTGATCAACACCAATGAATCCCTTGAATATTATGACCGCCCCAGAGCGACCTATGATGAAACTATGGACTACACCTGCGATGAGCTTGAAAAAGCAGCAATGCTTATGCCTGCAGAAGTTTCGCTGCTGGATTTTGGCCGCCCGAGTAAAGGAGCTGCACTTGCTTTGATAGCCCGCCTGCGGCTGATCCATGCAAGTCCGCTGTTTAATGGCGGACCGGTAGCCAGTTCTTATTTTGGTAACTGGAAACGTAAAACCGATAATGTCAATTACGTATCACAGCAATATAATGAAGCAAGATGGGCGGTGGCTGCAGCCGCAGCCAAGCGCGTGATGGATCTTGGTCAGTACAGGTTATATACCGCAGTGAAAGATGACAAAACCCCTGCGCTTCCTGCCGGAGTTAATTCGGATCCAAATTTCTATCTTGATTATCCAAATGGAGCAGGAGGAATAGATCCGTTAAGATCCTATTCGGATATTTTTAATGGCGAGGCTGTTGCTGAAATTAATAAAGAGATCATCTGGGGCAGAAATACAGGTTATATGGTAACAACCATTAGTCAGGGCTCTATGCCGCCTTCTCTCGGTGGTTGGGGGCGATTCTGCGTTACACAGAAAGTGGTTGATG from Pedobacter africanus includes:
- a CDS encoding SusC/RagA family TonB-linked outer membrane protein; this encodes MTKTFKILCLLSLCLFLKNLRAQEIKKLLTIAGTVTDEKGEAIPAVSVYIKDKPSAGTSTNQEGKFSIQVSYGDKVAFSYVGFKNAEHLAIETKKNLTIVLKDNNEALEEVMVVGLGNVQRKISSVGAITTVDVKELQSPAPSIANLLGGRAAGVISRLGSGEPGKNISEFWVRGIGTFGANSSALVLIDGLEGDLNTIDPADVESFSILKDASATAVYGVRGANGVVLVTTKRGQVDRMQLTARANTTLSRLNRLPEYLRAYDYALLANEASIVRGQSPLYNQTELGIIRDGLDPDMYPNVNWQDEILNKNSWRQSYYMSGRGGSEVARYFLSLGGKSESAAYKVDKNSQYSSNVGFNTYNYRINLDVNLTKTTKIFLGSDGFLSKLDQPGLANTDYIWGAQSRLTPLTIPTRYSNGMLPGLGGEDRSSPYVMINRTGKASDEVYKGKTTLALNQDLSGILDGLKFRVQGAYDIHSYFEERRRVQPALYNALGRAYDGSLITLQTVQEQKASYTKSTRQYRKYHFESVINYDKVFNSDHRTSALVYYYISDAKDTEDATSNLDAIPLRYQGVSSRLTYGFRDTYLLDVNFGYTGSENFQPGRQYGFFPSIALGWVPTGYKFVKEAAPWLNYFKIRASYGTVGNDRISSIRFPYLTKANQGNGTVWGVPDIEIINETRIGADNLAWEKAIKSNLGIEGKLFNSKVDFVVDFFKDQRNGIFQQRVQVPDYVGVISNPFANVGRMKSSGVDGNISYTANLSKDIGLTLRGNFTYSKNLVQNWEQAYLEYPYLEYNGFPYNSIRGYQSLGLFKDEDDIKYSPKQTFGDVLPGDIKYKDVNGDGIIDKLDMVPLTHSNYPLTMFGMGGEFRYKKLTLGVLFKGTGKTSFFYVGQPTTVNDVTKANGMGYMPFFEGNLGNVLSIAADPKNRWIPRDYAMANGIDPALAENPNARYPRLQYGNNTNNSQLSSFWQGDARYVRLEEITLNYNINPSILKRLGIKSMDLQLVGNNLYIWDNVKLYDPEQAAWNGRKYPIPTTYSFQVYVNF
- a CDS encoding RagB/SusD family nutrient uptake outer membrane protein produces the protein MKTSIIKRLAFAAVIIQLIAMTTSCKKYLNIDEYFDDEFNIDSAFANPRNMEAYMWGAAAMFPDESNTIRYGYTPGPMATDEALNGLTGGGSSNVYYGMDFATGRITSDFYGDSNPNLNQWAKYYKIIRKCNSILQNLDRPKGMTNLDRLRIEGYTRFIRAYAYYNILVDYGPAILLGDEVINTNESLEYYDRPRATYDETMDYTCDELEKAAMLMPAEVSLLDFGRPSKGAALALIARLRLIHASPLFNGGPVASSYFGNWKRKTDNVNYVSQQYNEARWAVAAAAAKRVMDLGQYRLYTAVKDDKTPALPAGVNSDPNFYLDYPNGAGGIDPLRSYSDIFNGEAVAEINKEIIWGRNTGYMVTTISQGSMPPSLGGWGRFCVTQKVVDAYLMADGRTKEEATSNGYYSETGYTTQAKNFSGYPLNSGVYNMYANREMRFYASIGFNEAVWQAQSSTTINNYTAKYYYQAPDGRGGVTATSPNYPITGYVIKKFNHPMDAFSGTGARHIKKAYSIIRYAEILLSYAEALNNLTGSHTVKLGDKEYTMSRNQEEIKGAFNLVRYRAGLPGLSATQISTAALVQKQIERERMVELLWENRRYYDVRRWGIYEETEREPIRGMNPDGATKDAYYQRVIPGTSSFMTRVVDKKAVFVPIPRAEMRRLPSLDQNPGY